The genome window ACGGCGACCGAGCGCTACGAGGCCGAACGCGTCCGCGACGCCTCGAAGGAGTACTTCGACCAGATAATGACCGTCATCAAACTCTCCGGAATCTACCAACCGGGGATGCAGTTCATCGGCGGGATGACGTTTCTGGCGACGTTCGCCGTCGGGGGCTACTGGCTAGTCGTCGGCCCGCCGCCGTACGCCAGCGGCGCGCTTCGAATCGGGACGTTCGTCACGTTCGTCACACTCGCACAGCAACTCGTCGCGCCGGTCAGCGAGTCGGGCCGCATCGTCGAGTGGTACGAGAACGCGCTCGCGTCGACGCGGCGTATCTACGCGCTCCGCGACATGCCAGCGAGCATCGACGACCCCGACGACCCCGTTTCGCTCGACGCCGTCTCGGGTCGCGTCGAGTACGACTCGGTCTCGTTCTCGTACGACGAGAGCGAGCAGGTGCTCTCGGACGTGAGCTTCGCCGTCGAACCGGGCGAGACGCTGGCGCTCGTCGGACCGACGGGTGCCGGAAAGTCGACGATTCTAAAACTGCTCCCCCGCTTGTACGACGTGAGTGACGGTTCCGTCCGCGTCGACGGCGTCGACGTGCGCGAGACCTCGCTCACCGAGTTGCGCGGCGCCGTCGGCTACGTCGGCCAAGAGACGTTCCTCTTCGACGGCAGCGTCGCCGAGAACCTCCGCTACGGGGCGTTCGACGCGACGGAGGAGGAGATGGTCGAGGCCGCCAAAATCGCGGAGGCCCACGAGTTCATCGAGGGGCTTCCGGAGGGGTACGACACGCGAATCGGCGAGCGCGGCGTGAAGCTCTCCGGCGGTCAGCGGCAACGGCTCTCCATCGCGCGGACGGCGCTCGCGGACGCCCCGATTCTCGTGCTCGACGAGGCGACGTCGGCGGTCGACACCGAGACCGAACGGCGCATCCAGCGCGGGCTGGAACGGCTCACGGAGGACCGGACGACGCTCGTCATCGCCCACCGCCTCTCGACGGTGACGAACGCCGACGAGATTCTCGTGCTCGACGACGGCCGAATCGCGGAGCGCGGGTCCCACAGTCAACTCCACGCCACCGGCGGCGAGTACGCCTCGCTGTGGGCCGCGCAGGCAGCGGTCTCGACCGAGTCGGGGGACGACTGACCTCGCGGACCCGGGGCCGTACGCCGTCGCGCGGGCGCTCACGCTCCGACGACTCTCTAACTGACCGACCAGTCATCCCCCGCCCTCTGCCGTCTGCGCCACGCTTAAGTAGGCGGGGAGTCTGTGTTCAGGTGACGCTTCGCTTTGGAGGGCCGAAGCGTCAGCGGGGACCAATTCAGGGCGGCAAACGCTGCACCCTTGCTTTTCTCACGGGTGCGGCGTTTACCCCTTTCGCTGAAACAACGACCGACGAGCGATAGCCACCGATAGATACGAGCGTGTACTCGAACGAGCGTGTTCGACGAGCGACGACGCCGGTCGGCGTTCGATGTCGCAGTATTCGACCGCCGAGGCAACCCGCTGCAGCACTCGACCGCCGACGCGACCCACAGCAGCACTCGACCGCTACGACTCGGTCGGCGGGTTCCGAGCGAGTCCCTCGAACATCGCCGCCCCCGCGACGGCCGTCCCGGCACCGCCGGCCAGAGAGAACGGAACGACCGTCAGCGCTCCGAGCGCCCCGCCGCCGAACAGCGCGACACCCATCACGAACAGTATCAGGTCGAAGCGCGTCGGGGCGGTCGAGGCGAGGTCGGTCATGGCTCTAATTAGATGTCATTAGCCATCCTTGAGTAAGTTCGGTTCTGTTAGCTGGCTACGATTTCGACTCGGTCGGCGTCGCCATCGCTACAGCGTCGTCGCGTCCTCCGGCGAGAAATCGATGCGAGGGACGAGATTTGAACTCGCGAATCCCTACGGAAGCGGGTCTTAAGCCCGCCGCTTTTGGCCTGGCTCAGCCACCCTCGCGCACACTGTCGTACCGGCGTCCCCCGCAAGTCGGTTTCGGTACGCGGTCGTGCGCCGAACTCCGGTCGCCCGTCTTCGGCCGACGCTCACCAGTCGACGCTCAGCGTCCCGTCGCCGTGGGGGTTCGGTGCGATCTCCTCGTCCGTGCGACGGTCGATGACGTGGATGACCCCGTCGCCCTTCTTCGCCGGACAGACCTCGGCGGCGCGGACGTTCTCGTCGAGTTCGTCCTCGCCGATGTAGTACGACCTCGCCTTCGCCAGGCCGGAGGCGAGGTCCATCTCCCAGTTGTCGGCCACTTCCGCGCAGCGCCCCGCCCCGAAGCACTTGTTGGCCTCGAAGATTATCTTGTACGGCTTCTCCGCTACGGGGGGACCCTCGCCGCCGAACTCGCTCGGCTTCTTGACGCCGTCGTCGCTCATCGGGAACAGATAGCGACAGGTCGACCTTTCCTCTGTCGGTCCCGCGCCGAGCGCCGACCCCGGACTACAGCGACTTCTCCATCTCGATGTGCGGGATTCCCGCCTCCTCGAACACGTCGCTCGTCGTCTCGTAGCCGAGGTCGCGGTAGAACGTCTCGACGTGGGTCTGGGCGTGCAGTCGAAGTTCTCCGAACCCCTCCTCGCGGGCGGTGCGCTCTGCGGCCGCGACGAGTCGCTTGCCCCACCCGTCGCCGCGTCTCGGTTCGAGCACCGCCACGCGTTCGAGTTTGCCGACGGCCGCAGTGTCGCCGTCGGCGACACCGCCGCGTTCGTTCTCACCGACGCGGCGGAGGCGCGCGACGCCAACGGCGGCCTCGCCGTCGTAGGCGACGAAGTGCAGCGCCCCGTCGTCGTACTCGTCCCACTCCAGTCTCTCGGGGACGTCCTGCTCGTCGACGAACACCGCCTCGCGGACGGCGAAGGCGTCCGCGCGTTCCGTCTCGGTCTCGACCAGTTTCACGCGCTCGTCGGCGCCCGTCACCGGTCGTCACCCACCAGTTCGTCGTACTGCGCGCCCGTCTGCTTCAGCGTCTCCGTCGAGTAGAGTCGCTCGTGGTCGAACGGGAGGTGTTCGGCGGCCAGTTCGTCTATCTTCTCGTCGACGACGTCGGCCTCGCGGCCGTGAATCATCGTGAAGAGGTTGTACGGCCACCCCTGCTCGGGTCGTCGCGGACGGTGGTAGCAGAGGGTCACGTACGGCAGCGACCCGACGCGCTCGCCGCGGACGTCGAGTTCGTCGTCGGGGATGTCCCAGACCACCATGCAGTTGTTCCGGAAGCCGGTGACGACGTGGTTGACGACGCAGCCGATGCGCTTGATACAGCCGTCGTCGAGCAGTCGTCGAACCGCAGCGAGCACGTCGTCGACGTCGGCGTCGACGGCGTCCGCAACGTCCCCGTACGGCGTCGCCGACAGCGGGAAACCGTCCTGGATTTCGAGGAGGAGAGCCGCTTCCAGCGCCGAGAGGCCGCCCGTCGCTTCCTCGCTGATGCGCGTCGCGCTCACGGTGGTCTCCGCGGAGTTCTCCCGCGTTCGCGGGTCCTCCGCCCGCGGGTCCTCCGCCCGCGCTTCCGGAGACGGAACCGTCTCTCTCGCGAACCGGTCGTCGTTGACGACGGGGAACTCCAGGTCGATGTAGTAGTCGGTGAGCATCGGGAGGTTCAACACCGCACAGTCGGTTCGCTCCTCGATTTCGCCGAGGATTCGGTCGCGCGTCTCCCGCGACCCCGCCGTGACGACGAACCACATGTTCCACTCGTGGTCGCGGCGGTAGTTGTGGTTCACCTGGCGGTAGCCGTTGATGATCTCTGCGACCTCGTCGAAGCGCTCTTCGGGCGCGCTCACCGCCGCGAGCGTCGAACTCCCGATGACCGGCGGGTTGAGCACCGCGCCGAACCGTCGAAAGACGCCCCGCTCGCGGAGTCGTTCGACCCGCGAGAGCGCTTCGTCTTCGGAGACGCCGAGCTCCTCGCCGACGACGCGGAACGGTCGTTCGACGACGGGGAACTCGCTTTGGTACTCGTCGACGAGTGCGGCGTCGACGGCGTCGAGGTCGGCACGCCAGTCGGCGTCTACGGGACCCATCGCTCGGTGTTAGGAGGCGTCGAACGTACCAGTTTCGGACTGGCGCCGGTTTCTCTCGGGAGGCTCCGCGAGGCTCCCGACCCGTTCGCTCAGTCGCCGCCGGACCGTCGCCTGTCGCTCGGGGACCCCGACGGCCCCCCCGTGCCGACGGTTTCGGCCAGCGGTCTCGCGTCCTCCTCCGAGAGTTCTCGGCCCATCACGACCATCGGGTTAGTGCCGTTCAACTCGAAGGAGTCGTGGATAGTCCGCCAGCCGTTCCGTTCGTACAGCCTCCGAGCGGGTTCGTTCTCGACGCCGGTCGTGAGGACGCTCGTCTCGTGAGCGAGGCCGTCGAGGACAGTGTCGTGGAGGTTGGTCCCGAGGCCCTGCCGACGGGCGTCGTCGGCGACGGCGAGTTCGACGAACTCGAAGCAGTCTCCGAGCCACTCGCTGGTCCGGTCGGGTCCGAGCGTGGCAGCGAGTTGGTCGTGGTAGAACTGGCCCGGCGCGGACGTGTAGCCGTAGACGAAGCCGAGCACCTCGTCCGCTTCGACGGCCGCGAATCCCCGGTACCCCGGATACTCCGCGTGTCGTTCGAACTGCGTCGCGGCCTCGACCCGACTCCCCCATCCGCGCTCGGCGTCGCCGTACAGTTCCCAGTACAGCGAGACGGCGGCATCGAGGGCTGGGCTTCGTCGGGAGAGCGGGATGAGGTCTGGCATGTGCTCTCGTTCGGCGGCCTCACACATCAGTCCCTTTTATGCAACGCCTAGAATTACACGAACGTTTACTAGTTTTTCCTCGACGGCTCCGGCGGCTTCGAGGGCGAGAACGGGACGTTTTTGCTCCGCCCGTCCCAAGCCGCGCACATGGCGAACGCGACAGCAGAATTCGGCGAGTGGCCGCTGAAACGGCTGATGACGGAGGTGTGCGGCTCCGGGCACAAGTCGGCCGACGACCTCACCCGCGAGCAGGCCAGCGAGGCGATGCAGCGCATCTTCGCGAGCGAACCGGACCCTACGACGCTCGGAGCGTTCTGGCTCGCGAACCGCTGGAAACGCAACAACCCCGAGGAGCTCGCCGCCTACACCGACGAGATGTGCGCCCGCGTCGAGTACGCCGAACCCGACGCCGACCCCGTCGACTGCGGCGCGAACTACGACGGAAAGGGTCGGACCGCGATTCTCGGCGTCGCCGCCGGCGTCGTCGCCGCCGCCGCGGGGACGCCCGTCGTCGCTCACTCCGGCGACCGGGTGCCGACGCAGAAACAGGACGCCTACAAGCACGTCCTCGACGAACTCGGCGTGCGGACGGAACTCGAACCACAGGAATCGGCCGACATGGTCGACGAGACCGGCTTCGGTTTCTACTACCAACCCGCGTTCAACCCGGCGGTCGACGACCTCTTCGACCGCCGCGACATGATGGGCGTCCGGACGTTCGTCAACACCATCGAGACGCTGGCGAACCCGGCGAACGCCGACTACCACCTCGGGTCGTTCTACCACCTCGCGTTCGCCAAGAAGGTGACCGACACGTTCGAGAGGAGCGAACACCACGACCTCCACCGGGTCATCATGTTCCAGGGGATGGAGGGGTACGACGACATCCGTCCCGGCTACACGAAGGTCGCCGAGTGGACCGACGGAGAGTTCGAGGATTACGAGATAGAGACGGAAAACTACGGCATGGAGTTCGACGCCGATGACCTCGAAGTCGACGACGTCGCGGGCGACTCCGCGCGGATAACCGAAGCGGTCGTCGCCGGCGACCGCGACGACGAGTTCGCCGACGCCGTCGCGGTGAACGCGGCGTTCCGCATCTTCGCCCGCGAGGACGCCGAGGACCTCGAAACCGGACTGGAGATGGCGCGGGAGGCCATCGCCGACGGCAGCGCCGAGGCGGTGCTCGAAGAGCTTCGGGCGTTCTGAAACCGACGGCGCGCGAACTGCCTCGCGCTTTCTCTCTCGTGACTTCGACTCGTTCTGTCCACGTCGGCTGATGGGACACGTCCCCGATTCGGCGAGTGGCGCGGAAAACCCCCGTCGACCGCCGAGAACACGACGTTTTTGCCACTCTGTGACAGCGGTCAGGCATGGCGCAACTCACCGACCGCTCGCTCACCGAGATTCGACGCGACCTGCACACCTACCCTGAAGCCGGCTGGAAGGAGTTCCGAACGACCGCACTCGTCGCCGAGGAACTCGACGAACGCGACTTCGACCTCCGGCTCGGGCCGGAAGCGGTGAACGCCGACGGTCGACTGGGCGTCCCCGGCGACGACGAACTCTCCGCGGCCGAGGAGCGCGCCCGCGACCTCGGCGCACCCGAGCGGTATCTCGACCGACTGGAAGGCGTCTCGGGTCTCGTCGCCACCAAACAGTACGGCGACGGCACCGGACCGACGGTCGGCGTCCGCGTCGACATGGACGCCCTAAAGCGACAGGAGGCGACCGACGACGACCACCGCCCCGCCCGCGAGGGGTTCGGCTCGAAACACCCCGGCGAGATGCACGCCTGCGGCCACGACGGCCACACCGCCATCGGCGTCGGTATCGCCCGCGAGCTGGACGCCAACGGGGGCTTCGACGGCACGCTCAAACTGTTCTTCCAACCCGCCGAGGAGGGCGGTCGCGGCGGGAAACCGATGAGCGAAGCCGACCACTTCTCGGACATCGACCACATGCTCGCGCTGCATCTCGGACTCGGCGAGGCGACGGGGACCGTCGTCGCGGGCTACGACAACCCGCTCTCCAACGCGAAACTCGACGTGACGTTCCTCGGCGAACCGGCCCACGCCGGCGGCGCGCCGAACGAGGGGAGAAACGCGATGCAGGCGCTCGCAGCAGCGGTCCAGAATCTCTACGCCATCCCCCGGCACGCCGACGGCGCGACCCGCATCAACGTCGGGCAGGTCCACTCGCCGAACGCGCAGAACGTCATCAGCGAGGAGGCGCGCCTCCGCGTCGAAGTGCGCGGCGAAACTGCCGAACTGAACGAGTACATGCTCGAAAAGGCGCGCCGAGTGGTCGAACACGCCGCCGCGATGCACGACTGCGAGTTCGAGACGAGCCTCTACGGGAAGACGACGACGTTCGAGAACGACGCCGAGATGGTCGACGCGGTGAAAGCCGCCGCCGCAGGTGTCGATTCCGTCGACGAAATCAAAGACAGAAAACCGTTCGGCGGCAGCGAAGACGCCTCGTACCTCATCCGCGAGGTCCAGCGAAACGGCGGGACGGCGTCGTACGTCGGCGTCGGCGCGTCGAACCCGGCGGGCCACCACACGGCGTACTTCGACATCGACGAGGACGCGCTCGACATCGGCGTCGACGTCACCTGCGAGACGATTCGCGGGCTCTAGGCGGCCCGTCTCCGTTACTCCACGTCCAGCAGTGCGACGCCGACGAGCGTCTGCCCGGCGGTCACCGTCGACTCCAGCGCCACCGAGTAGAGGATGCCGTCGCGGTCGGCTTCGACCTCTTGGAGGACGTCGTACGTCGTCGGGTCGAACAGACGACCCAGATGGTCGCCCGAAGCGACCGACTGGCCGAGTTCGACGCCGTCGTCGACGAGGAACAGCCCCGAGTCGGCGGCTTTCACGCGGCCGAGGTGGTTGCGTGCGACGGTGCCGTCCCACTCGGTCTCTCTCGTGCCGTCGTGTTCGCCGTCGAGCATCCCCATGTGTTCGAGCACGCCGAACATTCCCTCCACCCCTGTTTCGATGGCGGGTTCCACGAGCTGCTTGTTGTGCGCGAGTTCGGGTGTGATGGAGGGAATACCCTCGCACGTGGCGGCGACGCGGAACTTCCCGCCGAAGTTACGTTCGGACCACTCGGTGTCGGCGTCGTCGCCGGCGGCTTCGGCGAGGAGCAGGTCAGTCCCGAACGCTTCGGCGAGCGCACGGCACTCCTCGTCGCCCTTCAGGTAGACCGTGTGGGTGAGCATGTCGGGACTACCGGTGTGCAGGTCGACGATGGCGTCGGCGTCGCCGGCGTACTCCCAGAGGCGGGCCGCGATGCGCTGGTGGAGCGACCCCTCTGCGTCGCCGGGCCAGACGCGGTTCAGGTTCGGGTTGACCGAGTCGATGACCTCGGGTGTCGTGTAGGAGACGTGGTCGAACGTGAGCGGGTCGGCGACGGGGACGGCGATTACTTTCCCCCGTAGTTCGTCGTGGTCGAGTCGCTCGTGGAGCCGGCGCAGGACTTCGGTGCCGTTGATTTCGCGGCCGTGTTGGGCGGCCTGGACGTACAGCGTCGGACCGTCGTCGTCGCCCTCGTACGTGTGTACCGTCGTCTCGACGGGGACGCCGGAGGGGAGTCGCGTGAGCGTGAGTCGCTCTGCGGTGTGCATGATTTTCACTCGGCGTGAGGGGTGATGTATCTGCGGGTGACGGCACGAGTTCGGAGGCGGAAACCGACGGCGGGAGAGTTCGCGGCGAGAGCGACCGAACCGTCGACGCTGTCGGTGTCGACGCGTTCGCGCCGCGCAGTCGGACGGTTTCCCGACCGAGGGCCCGCCTTACCACAGCCGGCGGATGTGTGTCGACCCCCTCTTTTCCGGCGTCTCCGTGTTGCGGCCGGCCTCTGTCCCGACAAGCGTCTCTCCTGCTCTCTCGATCGGTAGTCCCCGGCGACACCGAACGACTTTCCTCCCCTCGGGGGACCGCTTCTCCATGAGCCGATCCGCGACCCGCCGCGACGCCCTCCGAACGACAGCCCTCGCGCTCGGTGCCGCGCTCGCCGGCTGTACCGGCCGGGACGACGGGGACTCCGGCGATGCCGCCGACCTCGACGACGACTCCGCCGACGAGGCCACGTCAACGGGCTTTTTCACCCCCGGAGCCGACGACTCGGGTATGGCCGACCAGGAGAATCCCGACAACCCGACAGCGGTACTCAAGACGAACCACGGCGACATCACCGTCGAACTCTTCGAGGAGCGCGTCCCGCGCACCGTCGACAACTTCGTCGGCCTCGCGACGGGTCAGAAGGAGTGGACCGACCCCGAGACGGGCGAGACGAAAGACGGCGAACCGCTCTACCAGGACGTGCTGTTCCACCGCATCATCGAGGGCTTCATGATTCAGGGCGGCGACCCGACGGGAACCGGCCGCGGCGGCCCCGGCTACCAGTTCGACGACGAGTTCCACGACGAACTCGGCCACGACGGCCCCGGCGTGCTCTCGATGGCGAACTCCGGCCCGAACACGAACGGCTCGCAGTTCTTCATCACGCTCGATGCCCAACCGCACCTCGACGGCCGCCACTCGGTGTTCGGCAAGGTCATCGACGGGATGGACGTCGTCCGCGAGATCGGCTCGGTGCCGACCGGTCGCAACGACAAACCCACCGAAGACGTCGTTCTCGAATCGGTCGCCATCTACCGATAGGTCGGCTCCGACACCCGCTTCTCACGTTTTTAAGAATCGGTACGGTACGGTTGCGCGTCTACATATACTCTCGTGGCAATTCTTATATACGAGAGTGGTAGACACTCACACGCACAGATGTTCGAACGATTCTCCAGCGGCTACTACCTCGGTGAACTGTACGTCGAACCGCACGACTGCGACCGCCCCGTGATTCACCGAGCGGACCACGAGCGGATGAACGAGCAACTGTACCTCACCGGTGACGGCGTCGAACGACTCGACGCACCGCTCGTCATGAAACTCCACACGACCCACTTCCCCGTCCTCGGCGACGACGACGTACCGACGGGAACGCTCGCCCTCCCCGAGTCGATGGCGACCGACGACCTGCCGGACTCCCGCGAGGTGTTCCTCGCGGCCGCCGACCGCGCAACCGAACTGCTCCGGTACGCGGGGTACGAGGCCCCGACCGGCACCTGAGCCGTCGACTGGCACCTGAGCCGCCAACCGACGCGGTTCGTCGTCGGTGTCGCCGGCCGTCGACCCCCGCAGTTGAAGTTCCCGGACCGCCCCTCTCGGGGTATGCTCGACGAGTTGCTCGGCCGCGCCGAGTTGAAGCGGCGCATCGAGGAACTGGAGGAGGAAAACCACCACCTCGAACGCCGCGCCGCCGCCGAGGAGGAACGCAGAGCCGACGCCGTCACCGCCCGACAGGAGGCCGAAGAGCGCGTCAACCGCCTCGAAGACCGTATCGCCGAACTCGACGACCGGGTCGAGCGCCTGCAGGACGAGGAGGATGCGGACCTCGAGTTCCGCGGGACGGAGACGCTCCGCGACGCTCGTCTCGACGAGGTACTCGACCGGTTGGGCTCCGTCCGGACCGGCCCCGAGGGCGCGCTCACCGCGATGGTCGACGGCGAGTCGGTGCCCGCCGAGGTCGAAGACGGCTTCGGAGAACACGCCTCGCTCGTCCGTCGCGTCGCGCCGTGTCTCGTCTACACCGACGACGCCGGGCTCGTGAGCGCGGCGCTGTCGCCGCCGCGTCCGCCCGAGGCGTTCTGCGAGTGGGACGGCTCGTTTCGAGTCGAGGAGTCGTGGTTCCGGCCGACCGGCCGGTTCGCGTTCGCCGTCGCTCGCGCGGACCTCTTCGCGCTCGGCGAGTACGACGGCCGCGAGCGACTCCAAGAACGGGGGTTCGAGAGCGACGTGAAGGAGAAACACTCGAAGGGCGGGTTCTCGCAGTCGCGGTTCGAGCGCATCCGAGACGGCCAAATCGCCGAGCACGTCGAGAAATGTCGCGAGGCCATCGAGGAGAGCGGAACCGGGACGACGATTCTCGTCGGCGACCGAGAGGTCGTCCGCGAGTTACGCGACGCGGTGGACGTGACCGCGACGAGCGACGCGAACGGGGCGCCAGAGGAGGCGCTGGACGAGGGATTCCGCGACTTCTGGGCGACCGAACTGTACCGACTCTGACCCGACTCTGACTCCGCCGAGTCGGTGTCGCGCCGGTTGCGGCACGTCGGACCGCTGGCAACCGATTTATCACATCTTGCCGCGTGCTCCCCGATATGACCGATATTGGGACCGAGAGTCGCCGTATCGTCGTTCTCGCACACGAGAAGTTCCCCGGTCGCGCGAAGACCGCGACCGGCGTAATGCGCTACGGAAACGACGAAATCGTCGCCGTGCTCGACCGAGACCGCGCCGGGACGCGCGTTCGCGACCACCGAGCGGACCTCCCCGACGCCCCCGTCGTCGCCTCGTTCGAGGACGTGCCGGACGCCGAGTCTGTCGACGCGCTGCTGGTCGGTATCGCGCCCATCGGCGGCGGCTTCGACGAGACGTGGCGACCCGACGTCCGCGCCGCTATCGAGTCCGGCTGCGACGTCGTCGCCGGACTCCACTACTTCCTCGAAGACGACGAGGAGTTCGCGGCGCTCGCGGCCGAACACGGCGTCGACCTCGTCGACGTGCGCAAACCCGACCCCGACCTCTCCGTCGCACAGGGGGTCGCCGACCAGGTGTCGGCCGACATCGTGCTCACCGTCGGCACCGACTGTTCGGTCGGGAAGATGACCGCGACGCTCGAACTCGTCGAGGCCGCCCGGGAGGCGGGCGTCGACGCGGCGTTCGTCCCGACGGGACAGACTGGAATCATGATTTCGGGGTGGGGCAACCCCATCGACCGGGTGGTGAGCGACTTCACCGCCGGGGCCGTCGAGGAGATGATTCTCGAGATCGGCGACGACCACGAGATGCTGTTCGTCGAAGGACAGGGTAGCATCGTCCACCCGGCCTACTCGGCGGTCACCTGCGGCATCCTCCACGGCTCGATGGCCGACAAACTCGTGCTCTGTCACGAGGCGGGTCGTGAGGCGATTCACGGCTACGAGTCGTTCTCGCTCCCGCCGCTCTCCGAGTACGTCGACCTCTACGAGTCGCTGGGGTCGGCGGTCCACGAGACCGAGGTCGTCGCCGGCGCGCTCAACACGTCGGCGCTGTCCGACGCCGAGGCCGAGGACGCCGTCGAGGCGTACGCGGACGAACTCGGCGTCCCCGCCAGCGACCCCGTTCGGTTCGCGAGCGACGACGTGCTGGAGGCGCTCCGGTGATTCTCACCTCGGAGTTCGAGCGGGTCGAACTCCCGCTCGAACACCCCTTCACCATCTCCCGCAGCACGCAGGAGACCGCCGAGAACGTCGTCGTGAAGCTCACCGACGGCGGCGGGATGACCGGCGTGGGTGCGGCCGCGCCCTCCAGACACTACGGCGAGACGGCCGACACCGTCGAGGCGGTGCTTCCGGAGCTCCTCGACGTTGTCGAGCGCGTCGGAGACCCTCACGCGTTCGACCGCATCGAGCGCCGGATGCGAGAGCGCGTCGAGCGAAATCCGGCCGCCCGCTGCGCGGTCAGCATCGCGCTCCACGACCTCGCGGCCAAACGGCTCGGCGTCCCGCTCTACCGGATGTGGGGACTCGACGCCGACGACTGCCCGACCTCCTCCTTCACCATCGGTCTCGACACGACCGAGCGCGTCGGCGAGAAAACCGAAGAGGCGGTCGACGCCGGGTACAGCGTGCTGAAGATAAAGCTCGGGACCGACCGCGACGAGGAGCTCGTCGAGGCCGTCCGCGACGCCGCGCCCGACG of Haloprofundus halophilus contains these proteins:
- a CDS encoding dipeptide epimerase, whose product is MILTSEFERVELPLEHPFTISRSTQETAENVVVKLTDGGGMTGVGAAAPSRHYGETADTVEAVLPELLDVVERVGDPHAFDRIERRMRERVERNPAARCAVSIALHDLAAKRLGVPLYRMWGLDADDCPTSSFTIGLDTTERVGEKTEEAVDAGYSVLKIKLGTDRDEELVEAVRDAAPDATLRVDANEAWTPREAVEKSEMLAGYDVEFVEQPVPASDPEGLKYVYERSALPVAADESCITLPDVPRIADRADIANIKLMKCGGLREATRMIHTARAHGMEVMLGCMVETNAAIAAACHLAPLLDYADLDGSLLLESDPYAGIDLSEGTIRLGESGHTGTGARLTR
- a CDS encoding Vms1/Ankzf1 family peptidyl-tRNA hydrolase; translated protein: MLDELLGRAELKRRIEELEEENHHLERRAAAEEERRADAVTARQEAEERVNRLEDRIAELDDRVERLQDEEDADLEFRGTETLRDARLDEVLDRLGSVRTGPEGALTAMVDGESVPAEVEDGFGEHASLVRRVAPCLVYTDDAGLVSAALSPPRPPEAFCEWDGSFRVEESWFRPTGRFAFAVARADLFALGEYDGRERLQERGFESDVKEKHSKGGFSQSRFERIRDGQIAEHVEKCREAIEESGTGTTILVGDREVVRELRDAVDVTATSDANGAPEEALDEGFRDFWATELYRL
- a CDS encoding DUF1611 domain-containing protein — translated: MTDIGTESRRIVVLAHEKFPGRAKTATGVMRYGNDEIVAVLDRDRAGTRVRDHRADLPDAPVVASFEDVPDAESVDALLVGIAPIGGGFDETWRPDVRAAIESGCDVVAGLHYFLEDDEEFAALAAEHGVDLVDVRKPDPDLSVAQGVADQVSADIVLTVGTDCSVGKMTATLELVEAAREAGVDAAFVPTGQTGIMISGWGNPIDRVVSDFTAGAVEEMILEIGDDHEMLFVEGQGSIVHPAYSAVTCGILHGSMADKLVLCHEAGREAIHGYESFSLPPLSEYVDLYESLGSAVHETEVVAGALNTSALSDAEAEDAVEAYADELGVPASDPVRFASDDVLEALR